One Corynebacterium uterequi DNA segment encodes these proteins:
- a CDS encoding DUF3151 domain-containing protein — MAPSRNLLAPEPILLPADPAAAAGADLTLPETLAEYPASPLAWATHAEARLAGANSAEDRIVAYAFARTAYHRSLDRLRANGWKGFGPVPASHEPNQGVLRAIAALAQASQAIGDTAEYDRCRDMLVDADPAAVDALL; from the coding sequence ATGGCCCCCTCACGTAATCTCCTCGCCCCCGAACCGATCCTCCTGCCCGCCGACCCGGCCGCGGCCGCCGGCGCCGACCTGACCCTCCCCGAGACCCTCGCCGAGTACCCGGCGTCGCCGCTGGCATGGGCGACGCACGCCGAGGCCCGGCTCGCCGGAGCCAACAGCGCCGAGGATCGGATCGTCGCCTACGCCTTCGCCCGCACCGCGTACCACCGGTCGCTGGATCGCCTGCGCGCCAACGGGTGGAAGGGCTTCGGCCCGGTGCCCGCCAGCCACGAGCCGAACCAGGGTGTGCTGCGCGCCATCGCCGCGCTGGCCCAGGCATCGCAGGCGATCGGCGACACCGCGGAGTACGACCGCTGCCGCGACATGCTCGTCGACGCCGACCCGGCGGCGGTCGACGCCCTGCTGTAG
- a CDS encoding Maf family protein translates to MRPRIVLASQSPSRLAVLTAAGVTPLVAPADVDERAIEAQYDSPRDVVEALAVAKASAVAAAFPNDVIIGGDSMLLIDGQLHGKPYTAAETVRRWHAQAGRAGELLTGHCLIYRGSSFIDTGRTTVHFADATAADIDAYAATGEPFGCAGAFTLEALGGWFIDRIEGDPSGVIGLSLPVVRRGLYALGFTVSDFWSASDDG, encoded by the coding sequence ATGCGCCCTAGGATCGTTCTCGCCTCCCAATCCCCCTCCCGGCTCGCGGTGCTCACCGCCGCCGGCGTCACCCCACTCGTCGCGCCGGCCGACGTCGACGAACGCGCCATCGAAGCGCAGTACGACTCCCCGCGGGACGTCGTCGAGGCACTCGCCGTCGCGAAGGCGTCGGCGGTGGCGGCGGCCTTCCCCAACGACGTCATCATCGGCGGCGACTCCATGCTGCTCATCGACGGCCAGCTGCACGGCAAGCCGTACACCGCCGCGGAGACGGTACGACGCTGGCACGCCCAAGCCGGCCGCGCCGGGGAGCTTCTGACCGGGCATTGCCTTATATATCGCGGATCGTCGTTCATCGACACCGGCCGCACGACGGTCCACTTCGCCGACGCCACCGCGGCCGACATCGACGCCTACGCGGCCACCGGGGAGCCGTTCGGCTGCGCGGGCGCGTTCACACTGGAAGCGCTCGGCGGCTGGTTCATCGACCGCATCGAGGGCGACCCCTCCGGGGTCATCGGGCTGTCGCTGCCCGTGGTCCGCCGTGGCCTGTACGCCCTGGGATTCACCGTCAGCGACTTCTGGTCGGCTTCCGACGACGGCTAG
- a CDS encoding acyl-CoA carboxylase subunit epsilon, protein MAELTLEILGGRPTAAEVAALTDVLTRLRDQACARADYDRNRWGRPTSPYQRGTVFNPNAYRAW, encoded by the coding sequence ATGGCTGAACTGACCCTTGAGATCCTCGGCGGGCGCCCCACCGCCGCCGAGGTCGCCGCCCTCACCGACGTGCTCACGCGCCTGCGCGACCAGGCCTGTGCCCGCGCCGACTACGACCGCAACCGCTGGGGCCGGCCTACCTCGCCCTACCAGCGCGGCACCGTGTTCAACCCCAACGCCTACCGGGCCTGGTGA
- a CDS encoding carboxyl transferase domain-containing protein, with protein sequence MTAAPDPATTAGKLADLRARLAEAAAPLGEQAIADAHAAGRRTARERVVELLDDASFVETDALARHRVTDFKLDRTRPATDGVVTGYGTIDGRRVCVYSHDDTIFDGAVGEVTADKIAKVYELAAKTGVPLISVHAGTGTRAVEGLAALTAYGRLLRAATEASGLVPQIALIAGDTTGLAALAPQLADVVIRVDNTAADALTADLHCRTDAEGIDLARRLVGYLPVNNLAEAPRPDDPAGPTPEAQAALNAVLPDDPAGTYDVTDVLAGIVDAASLLELRAEGHRLRTFLARIAGRAVGVIASDGAHLTAAGMTNAARFLRFCDSFNIPLVFVVDSPGVADPGHGRAVAQLAFALADATVGTLSLVTRSALGPAFLALGSKALGADFAFAWPTAQIAAHDADTAAALLPVTAADWAAEHLTAYVAAETGVVDAVIEPAHTRDHLAEALRLLDRKVVATRPKKHGNLPL encoded by the coding sequence ATGACTGCCGCACCCGACCCCGCCACGACCGCCGGCAAGCTGGCCGACCTGCGGGCACGCCTCGCCGAGGCGGCCGCCCCGCTCGGCGAGCAGGCCATCGCCGACGCTCACGCCGCCGGACGACGCACCGCCCGGGAACGCGTCGTCGAGCTGCTCGATGACGCCAGTTTCGTCGAAACGGACGCCCTCGCCCGCCACCGGGTCACCGACTTCAAGCTGGACCGCACCCGGCCCGCCACCGACGGCGTGGTCACCGGCTACGGCACCATCGACGGCCGGCGGGTGTGCGTGTATTCCCACGACGACACCATCTTCGACGGGGCCGTTGGCGAGGTCACGGCCGACAAGATCGCCAAGGTGTACGAGCTCGCCGCCAAGACCGGGGTGCCGCTGATCTCCGTGCACGCCGGCACCGGCACCCGTGCGGTGGAGGGCCTGGCCGCCCTCACCGCCTACGGGCGCTTGCTGCGCGCCGCCACCGAGGCGTCCGGCCTGGTGCCGCAGATCGCACTCATCGCTGGGGACACCACCGGGCTGGCGGCGCTGGCGCCGCAGCTCGCCGACGTCGTCATCCGCGTCGACAACACGGCCGCAGACGCGCTCACGGCCGATCTTCACTGCCGCACCGACGCCGAAGGCATCGACCTCGCCCGCCGCCTCGTCGGCTACCTGCCCGTCAACAACCTCGCCGAGGCCCCGCGGCCCGACGACCCCGCCGGCCCCACGCCCGAAGCACAAGCCGCCCTCAACGCCGTGCTGCCCGACGACCCGGCCGGCACCTATGACGTCACCGACGTCCTCGCCGGCATTGTCGACGCCGCCAGCCTGCTCGAACTCCGCGCCGAAGGCCACCGCCTGCGCACCTTCCTCGCCCGGATCGCGGGGCGGGCCGTCGGCGTCATCGCCTCCGACGGCGCACACCTCACCGCGGCCGGGATGACCAACGCCGCCCGCTTCCTCCGCTTCTGCGATTCCTTTAATATCCCGCTGGTGTTCGTCGTCGACTCGCCCGGTGTCGCCGACCCCGGCCACGGCCGCGCCGTCGCCCAGCTCGCCTTCGCCCTCGCCGACGCCACCGTCGGCACGCTCAGCCTCGTCACGCGCAGCGCCCTCGGCCCGGCGTTCCTCGCCCTGGGGTCGAAGGCCCTCGGCGCCGACTTCGCCTTCGCGTGGCCCACTGCGCAGATCGCCGCGCACGACGCCGACACCGCCGCCGCCCTGCTGCCCGTCACCGCCGCCGACTGGGCTGCGGAGCACCTCACCGCCTACGTGGCAGCCGAAACCGGCGTCGTCGACGCGGTCATCGAACCGGCCCACACCCGCGATCACCTCGCCGAGGCCCTGCGCCTGCTCGACCGCAAGGTCGTGGCCACCCGCCCGAAGAAGCACGGCAACCTACCGCTCTAA
- a CDS encoding biotin--[acetyl-CoA-carboxylase] ligase: MIDYQLLRAELTPRPFAQVDWVDSTGSTNADLLAAGPRDAVALLAGEQTAARGRLGRAWTSPAGEQLAASLSLVVPAADAGRLGTLPLAVGVGIVDAITAYLPQAGLKWPNDVLVSGRKLCGVLAEAAAVDGGFHVVVGFGLNTAMPAAHLPVPHATSLLVEGVEVDPTRLAVDVLTGVAERLAQWRAGDARLLADYRDACLTLGRHVRVDTPQGEVIGVAQAVADDGRIAIDGQWFSAGDVTHLRGWSQ; encoded by the coding sequence GTGATCGATTATCAGCTGCTCCGCGCCGAGCTCACGCCACGGCCCTTCGCCCAGGTGGATTGGGTGGACTCGACGGGGTCCACCAACGCCGACCTGCTGGCCGCCGGCCCGCGAGACGCGGTCGCACTCCTCGCCGGGGAGCAGACCGCCGCCCGCGGCCGGTTGGGGCGCGCGTGGACCAGCCCGGCTGGGGAGCAGCTCGCCGCGTCGCTGTCGCTGGTGGTGCCGGCGGCCGACGCCGGCCGCCTGGGGACGTTGCCGCTAGCCGTGGGCGTGGGCATCGTCGACGCCATCACGGCTTACCTGCCGCAGGCTGGGCTGAAGTGGCCGAACGATGTGTTAGTGTCCGGCCGGAAGCTGTGCGGGGTGCTCGCCGAGGCGGCGGCGGTCGACGGGGGTTTCCACGTCGTCGTCGGCTTCGGCCTCAATACCGCCATGCCCGCCGCCCACCTGCCGGTTCCCCACGCGACGTCGCTGCTCGTGGAGGGCGTCGAGGTCGACCCCACGCGCCTGGCCGTCGACGTGCTCACCGGAGTCGCCGAGCGCCTAGCCCAGTGGCGGGCCGGCGACGCCCGCCTGCTCGCCGACTACCGCGACGCCTGCCTCACCCTGGGCCGCCACGTGCGGGTGGACACCCCGCAGGGCGAGGTAATCGGGGTGGCGCAGGCCGTCGCCGACGACGGTCGCATCGCCATCGACGGGCAGTGGTTCTCCGCCGGGGACGTCACCCACCTGCGCGGGTGGTCGCAGTGA
- a CDS encoding 5-(carboxyamino)imidazole ribonucleotide synthase, with translation MRNDAAHAPGMPVVAVVGDGQLARMMQTEAIELGASVRLLAGADDASAAQVCADVALGDYRDLADLRAVAAGADAVTFDHEHVPNEHLDALIADGVNVQPRPHALIHAQDKLVQRTRLSELGVPVPDFAAVDSVADALSFFERVDGHVCLKARRGGYDGKGVWFPDTAEELADLVEDLLGRGVPLMAERKIAFERELSLLVARRPSGEVRAWPVTESVQAGGVCVEAVAPAPSVSSEEADYLLSLAAAVATDLDVTGVLAVEMFAYRDDAGHAAFAVNELAMRPHNTGHWTQDGSVTSQFEQHLRAVLDLPLGDTAPTAAVTVMANTLGAPEQPDLGVYERCRQVWQRYPQAKIHLYGKTYRAGRKLGHVNLSGDDPERTRVAARRAADFLVTGVWPDGWTDSSTKEQA, from the coding sequence GTGAGAAATGACGCCGCCCACGCCCCCGGAATGCCCGTCGTCGCCGTCGTTGGCGATGGCCAACTAGCCCGCATGATGCAAACGGAGGCGATCGAACTCGGCGCCTCCGTGCGGCTGCTCGCCGGCGCCGACGACGCCTCCGCCGCCCAAGTGTGCGCGGACGTGGCCCTCGGCGACTACCGTGACCTCGCCGACCTGCGCGCCGTCGCCGCCGGCGCCGACGCTGTCACCTTCGACCACGAACACGTGCCCAACGAGCACCTTGACGCCCTCATCGCCGACGGCGTCAATGTGCAGCCGCGCCCCCACGCCCTCATCCACGCCCAGGACAAGCTCGTCCAGCGCACCCGCCTCAGCGAGCTGGGGGTGCCGGTGCCGGATTTCGCGGCCGTGGACAGTGTTGCCGACGCCCTTTCGTTCTTCGAGCGCGTCGACGGCCACGTGTGCCTCAAGGCGCGGCGCGGCGGCTACGACGGCAAGGGCGTGTGGTTCCCCGATACCGCCGAGGAGCTGGCGGACCTCGTCGAGGACCTGCTCGGGCGCGGGGTGCCGCTCATGGCCGAACGCAAGATCGCCTTCGAGCGGGAACTGTCCCTGCTCGTCGCCCGGCGGCCCAGCGGCGAGGTGCGCGCCTGGCCGGTGACCGAGTCCGTGCAAGCCGGCGGGGTGTGCGTCGAGGCCGTCGCCCCGGCGCCGTCGGTAAGCTCGGAGGAAGCCGACTACCTGCTGAGCCTGGCCGCCGCGGTGGCCACCGACCTCGACGTCACGGGGGTGCTCGCCGTGGAGATGTTCGCCTACCGCGACGATGCCGGCCACGCCGCGTTCGCCGTCAACGAGCTGGCCATGCGCCCGCACAACACCGGCCATTGGACGCAGGATGGCTCCGTGACCAGCCAGTTCGAGCAGCACCTGCGAGCGGTGCTCGACCTGCCGCTCGGCGATACCGCCCCCACCGCCGCGGTGACCGTCATGGCAAACACCCTCGGCGCCCCGGAGCAGCCCGACTTAGGCGTCTATGAGCGCTGCCGGCAGGTGTGGCAACGCTACCCGCAGGCCAAGATCCACCTGTACGGTAAGACCTACCGCGCCGGGCGCAAGCTCGGCCACGTCAACCTCAGCGGCGACGACCCGGAGCGCACTCGCGTCGCCGCCCGCCGGGCCGCTGACTTCCTCGTCACCGGCGTCTGGCCGGACGGCTGGACGGACTCTAGCACCAAGGAGCAAGCATGA
- the purE gene encoding 5-(carboxyamino)imidazole ribonucleotide mutase, with protein sequence MTPLVGLIMGSDSDWDTVAPAAEVLTEFGVPFEVGVVSAHRTPQKMLSYATSAHERGLKVIIACAGGAAHLPGMVAAATPLPVIGIPRALKDLDGLDSLLSIVQMPGGVPVATVSIGGAKNAGLLAVRILGAGDDRLTAAMASYQARMAEEVAAKDDALRERLLGEH encoded by the coding sequence ATGACCCCTCTCGTAGGCCTCATCATGGGATCCGATTCGGACTGGGACACCGTCGCCCCGGCCGCGGAGGTCCTCACCGAATTCGGCGTTCCCTTCGAGGTGGGGGTGGTGTCCGCGCACCGCACCCCGCAGAAGATGCTGTCCTACGCCACCAGCGCCCACGAACGCGGCCTGAAGGTCATCATCGCGTGTGCCGGCGGCGCCGCCCACCTGCCCGGAATGGTCGCGGCGGCCACCCCGCTGCCCGTCATCGGCATCCCCCGGGCGCTCAAGGACCTCGACGGGCTCGACTCCCTGCTGTCCATCGTCCAGATGCCCGGCGGCGTGCCGGTGGCGACGGTGTCCATCGGCGGGGCGAAGAACGCCGGCCTGCTGGCCGTGCGGATCCTCGGCGCCGGCGACGACCGCCTCACCGCCGCGATGGCCAGCTACCAGGCGCGGATGGCCGAGGAGGTCGCCGCCAAGGACGACGCGCTGCGCGAACGCCTCCTCGGCGAACACTAG
- a CDS encoding YdcF family protein, which produces MDTVVVLGCQVADGQPRAVLESRLRRALGVLEQHPDLRVVVSGRGEAEVMSDWLRHHGVDPARILCEPAATDTKDNLDHAARLATGTTRWIIVTSDFHALRTRLWARHLGLSARVVPAATPRGNRAKHYLREAGALLYTLARLAAATAAARWPSLRRR; this is translated from the coding sequence GTGGATACCGTCGTCGTGCTCGGCTGCCAGGTCGCCGACGGCCAGCCGCGGGCCGTGTTGGAGTCGCGGCTGCGCCGGGCGCTGGGCGTGCTTGAGCAGCACCCGGACCTGCGCGTCGTCGTGAGCGGCCGCGGTGAGGCCGAGGTCATGAGCGACTGGCTCCGCCACCACGGCGTCGACCCCGCCCGGATACTCTGCGAACCCGCGGCCACGGACACGAAGGACAACCTCGACCACGCGGCCCGGCTCGCGACAGGCACGACGCGGTGGATCATCGTCACCAGCGACTTTCACGCTCTCCGGACGCGGCTGTGGGCGCGCCACCTGGGCCTTTCCGCCCGCGTTGTGCCCGCGGCGACGCCCCGTGGCAACCGGGCCAAGCACTACCTGCGAGAAGCGGGCGCGCTGCTCTACACCCTGGCCCGGCTCGCCGCGGCTACAGCAGCCGCTCGGTGGCCTTCTCTGCGGCGGCGATAG
- a CDS encoding TIGR03089 family protein gives MQLLAHLLAADPATPRLTVYNDAASVRMDFSAQTLDNWASKIANLLLEELELFPDGDAMVVIDLPPSWQAAVIALGALTARVPYTVNASRDTPVAAVFTTVEGCARWANAGVDVLALTDDPFGRGVEETGLALPPGVIDFGPIVRFYGDYYYGDAPALPDVVAPDGAARRLLSLGWRDDADFAERVLRPLAAGGSCVVVVPPASTQRIDAIAAAEKATERLL, from the coding sequence ATGCAGCTACTCGCCCACCTCCTCGCCGCCGACCCGGCCACCCCGCGCTTGACCGTCTACAACGACGCCGCCTCGGTGCGGATGGACTTCTCTGCCCAGACGCTGGACAACTGGGCGTCGAAGATCGCCAACCTCCTGTTGGAGGAACTGGAGCTGTTCCCCGACGGCGACGCGATGGTCGTCATCGACCTCCCGCCCAGCTGGCAGGCCGCGGTCATCGCCCTCGGCGCGCTGACCGCCCGGGTGCCGTACACGGTTAACGCCTCCCGCGACACCCCGGTGGCGGCGGTGTTCACCACCGTCGAGGGCTGCGCGCGGTGGGCGAACGCCGGCGTCGACGTCCTCGCGCTCACCGACGACCCCTTCGGCCGCGGCGTCGAGGAAACCGGCCTCGCGCTGCCGCCCGGGGTGATCGACTTCGGCCCCATCGTGCGCTTCTACGGCGATTACTACTATGGTGACGCCCCGGCACTGCCCGATGTGGTCGCCCCAGACGGCGCGGCGCGGCGCCTGCTCAGCCTCGGGTGGCGTGACGACGCCGACTTCGCCGAGCGGGTCCTGCGCCCGCTAGCCGCCGGCGGGTCCTGCGTCGTGGTCGTCCCGCCGGCATCGACGCAGCGCATCGACGCTATCGCCGCCGCAGAGAAGGCCACCGAGCGGCTGCTGTAG
- a CDS encoding LCP family protein, producing the protein MSTPHRQVRAIQSPPYRAAFGPQLGGRGLKSALVIASSLVILLSGAGYAAVGKLGNDITSASGLDLGADAPGDDDNATDILLVGRDTRAAANGDSLSAEELQKLHVGDDIAVQNTDTLMVVRIPDNGGQATAVSIPRDTYIDHPEFGHLKINAVYNSYRVAKLDELSATLDPTSVRAEYEAMQAGRSGLLDAIHSLTGVQIDHYAEVGLSGFAALVDAVGGVEVCLNAAVSDPYSGADFPAGVQTLDGYEALAFVRQRHGLPNGDFDRMTRQQAVLASMADTVLSTGTLTNPQRLADMSQAIRQSVALDQGWDLMSFATQLSDLASSDIHFATIPVTATDGVGDNGESVVTVDVSAVHEFFRSGATGQPTSPASQTSYQLAPDEPISDALAAVEVHVLNAGSTDGLAAGVGGWLGEQGLTVTTVGNATPGAYFSSQIVASDSSDPAALELSELLGGLPITEAEGVDGVLIVVTADNFTGPTAGESVAIAPMAVTTPMIGVGGSTPTCIN; encoded by the coding sequence GTGTCAACCCCGCATCGCCAGGTACGCGCCATTCAGAGCCCGCCCTACCGCGCCGCCTTCGGCCCCCAACTCGGTGGCCGAGGGCTGAAATCAGCCCTCGTTATCGCCTCCAGCCTCGTGATCCTGCTCTCCGGCGCTGGCTACGCGGCAGTGGGAAAGCTCGGCAACGATATCACCTCCGCCAGCGGGCTTGACCTCGGCGCCGATGCCCCCGGCGACGACGACAACGCCACCGATATCCTCCTCGTCGGCCGCGATACCCGCGCCGCCGCCAACGGTGACTCCCTCAGCGCGGAGGAACTCCAAAAGCTCCACGTCGGCGACGACATCGCCGTGCAAAACACCGACACCCTCATGGTCGTGCGCATCCCCGACAACGGCGGCCAGGCCACGGCGGTCTCCATCCCCCGCGACACGTACATCGACCACCCGGAGTTCGGCCACCTCAAGATCAACGCGGTCTACAACAGCTACCGGGTCGCCAAGCTCGACGAACTCTCCGCCACCCTCGACCCCACCAGTGTGCGCGCCGAGTACGAGGCGATGCAGGCCGGCCGCTCCGGTCTCCTCGACGCCATCCACAGCCTCACCGGCGTGCAGATCGACCACTACGCGGAGGTGGGGCTGTCGGGATTCGCGGCGCTCGTCGACGCCGTCGGTGGCGTGGAAGTCTGTCTCAACGCCGCCGTCAGCGACCCCTACTCCGGCGCCGACTTCCCCGCCGGCGTCCAAACCCTCGACGGCTACGAAGCGCTGGCCTTCGTGCGGCAAAGACACGGCCTGCCCAACGGCGACTTCGACCGCATGACCCGTCAGCAGGCGGTCCTCGCCTCCATGGCGGACACCGTGTTGTCCACCGGCACCCTCACCAACCCGCAGCGCCTCGCCGACATGTCCCAGGCCATCCGCCAATCGGTGGCCCTGGACCAAGGCTGGGACCTCATGAGCTTCGCCACCCAGCTCAGCGACCTGGCCAGCTCCGACATCCACTTCGCCACCATCCCCGTCACCGCCACCGACGGCGTCGGCGACAACGGCGAATCCGTGGTCACCGTCGACGTCTCCGCCGTCCACGAGTTCTTCCGCAGCGGCGCCACCGGCCAGCCCACCTCCCCCGCCTCGCAGACGAGCTACCAACTCGCCCCCGACGAGCCCATCAGCGACGCACTCGCCGCCGTCGAGGTTCACGTCCTCAACGCCGGCAGCACCGACGGACTCGCCGCCGGAGTGGGCGGCTGGCTCGGCGAGCAGGGGCTCACCGTCACCACCGTGGGCAACGCCACCCCGGGGGCGTACTTCAGCTCACAGATCGTCGCCTCCGACTCCTCCGACCCGGCGGCGCTGGAACTCTCCGAGCTCCTGGGTGGGCTCCCCATCACCGAGGCCGAGGGCGTCGACGGCGTCCTCATCGTCGTCACCGCCGACAACTTCACCGGCCCCACCGCGGGCGAATCCGTGGCCATCGCCCCCATGGCGGTGACCACCCCGATGATCGGCGTCGGCGGCTCCACGCCCACCTGCATTAACTAA
- a CDS encoding glycosyltransferase family 2 protein: MKLSTPVTVVTVTYSPGRHLAAFLDSLAGAYAGPVRVIVVDNGSTDGAPEAAAAADDRVELLSGGGNVGYGAAMNAGVRHAGAGAGDVLILANPDVVFEPGAIDALVEVFERYPQAASAGPRIVEADGSTYPSARRVPSVATGVGHALWSKVWPGNPWTRRYRADAVMDVEREAGWLSGSCLAVRREAFSAVGGFDERYFMYLEDVDLGDRFGRAGYLNVYTPAARIRHEQGHSTKPRAASMVPAHHRSAYRFQADRHPGWAEWPLRALLWAGLRARAWLLTRPIPRR; the protein is encoded by the coding sequence GTGAAGCTTTCAACCCCTGTGACTGTGGTGACCGTGACGTATTCCCCGGGCCGGCACCTGGCGGCGTTTCTCGATTCGCTGGCGGGTGCCTACGCGGGCCCGGTGCGGGTGATCGTGGTGGATAACGGCTCCACCGACGGCGCCCCGGAGGCGGCTGCCGCTGCCGATGACCGGGTGGAGCTGCTCAGCGGGGGCGGCAATGTGGGCTACGGCGCGGCGATGAACGCCGGGGTGCGCCATGCGGGCGCGGGCGCCGGCGACGTCCTCATCCTCGCCAACCCAGACGTCGTTTTCGAGCCGGGGGCCATCGACGCCCTCGTCGAGGTGTTTGAGCGGTACCCGCAGGCGGCGTCGGCAGGGCCAAGGATCGTGGAGGCAGACGGGTCGACGTACCCGTCGGCGCGCCGGGTGCCGTCGGTGGCCACGGGGGTGGGCCATGCGTTGTGGTCGAAGGTGTGGCCCGGCAACCCGTGGACGCGCCGGTACCGGGCGGATGCGGTGATGGACGTCGAACGCGAGGCGGGGTGGCTGTCGGGTTCGTGCCTGGCGGTGCGACGGGAGGCGTTTAGCGCCGTCGGCGGGTTCGACGAACGCTATTTCATGTACCTCGAAGACGTGGATCTGGGGGATCGCTTTGGCCGGGCGGGGTATCTCAACGTCTATACGCCGGCGGCGCGGATCCGGCACGAGCAGGGCCATTCGACGAAGCCTCGGGCGGCGTCGATGGTGCCGGCGCATCATCGCAGCGCCTACCGCTTCCAGGCGGATCGTCACCCGGGGTGGGCGGAGTGGCCGCTGCGAGCGCTGCTGTGGGCGGGGTTGCGGGCCCGGGCGTGGCTGCTGACGCGACCAATTCCCCGTAGGTGA
- the manB gene encoding mannose-1-phosphate guanylyltransferase, with protein sequence MPIAGSTDAVILVGGRGTRLRPLTVNTPKPMLPTANYPFLKHLLSRIKAAGITHVVLGTSFKAEVFEEYFGDGSDMGLEIEYVVEQEALGTGGAIRNVYDRLRADTVLVFNGDVLGDTDINAVLTTHRDKDADLTMHLVRVPDPRAYGCVPTDADGNVVAFLEKTEDPPTDQINAGCYVFRRELIEAIPAGRVVSVERETFPQILEAGRKFVGHVDASYWRDMGRPDDFVQGSADLVRGIAHSPLLAGRTGEAIVDESAGVAGGVLLLGGTCVGRGAEIGAGSRIDGSVIMDGVTVEPGAMIRDSIIAAGAKIGANARISDCVIGEGAKIGARCELRDGMRVWPGVDIPDTGIRFSSDS encoded by the coding sequence ATGCCGATTGCCGGCAGCACCGACGCGGTCATCCTGGTGGGCGGTCGCGGTACGCGCCTGCGTCCGCTGACCGTGAATACACCGAAGCCGATGTTGCCCACCGCGAACTACCCGTTCCTCAAGCACCTGCTGTCACGCATCAAGGCGGCGGGGATCACCCATGTGGTGCTGGGGACGTCGTTCAAGGCGGAGGTGTTCGAGGAGTATTTCGGTGACGGCTCCGACATGGGTTTGGAGATCGAGTACGTCGTCGAGCAGGAAGCGCTGGGTACGGGCGGCGCGATCCGCAATGTCTACGATCGGCTGCGCGCGGATACGGTGCTGGTGTTTAACGGCGACGTTCTCGGCGATACGGACATCAACGCGGTGTTGACGACGCATCGGGACAAGGACGCGGATCTCACGATGCACCTGGTGCGGGTGCCGGACCCGCGGGCCTATGGCTGCGTGCCGACGGACGCCGACGGCAACGTGGTCGCCTTCCTGGAGAAGACGGAGGATCCGCCGACCGATCAGATCAACGCCGGCTGCTACGTTTTCCGCCGCGAGTTGATCGAGGCTATCCCGGCGGGCCGGGTGGTGTCGGTGGAGCGGGAGACGTTCCCGCAGATCCTGGAGGCTGGCCGGAAGTTCGTCGGCCACGTGGACGCCTCCTATTGGCGCGACATGGGCCGCCCGGATGACTTCGTGCAAGGCTCAGCCGACCTGGTTCGAGGTATCGCGCACTCGCCGTTGCTGGCGGGGCGCACGGGCGAGGCGATCGTCGACGAGTCGGCGGGTGTGGCCGGCGGCGTGTTGCTGCTGGGCGGCACGTGCGTCGGGCGAGGCGCGGAGATCGGCGCCGGGTCGCGCATTGATGGCTCGGTCATCATGGATGGGGTGACGGTGGAGCCGGGCGCGATGATCCGGGATTCCATCATCGCCGCCGGGGCGAAGATCGGCGCTAATGCGCGGATCAGCGATTGCGTTATCGGCGAAGGGGCGAAGATCGGCGCGCGGTGCGAGCTGCGCGACGGGATGCGCGTGTGGCCGGGCGTGGACATCCCGGACACGGGAATCAGGTTCTCCTCGGACTCGTAG
- a CDS encoding WhiB family transcriptional regulator, with the protein MDDTANNAVLRDGTVLNMALDELFSAVEQDWQDQALCAQTDPEAFFPEKGGSTREAKRICQACAVRDECLEFALEHDQRFGVWGGLTDRERRRLRRDIG; encoded by the coding sequence GTGGACGACACGGCTAACAACGCCGTTCTCCGTGATGGGACGGTGCTCAACATGGCGCTGGACGAGCTGTTCAGCGCGGTCGAGCAGGACTGGCAAGATCAGGCGCTGTGCGCCCAAACCGACCCGGAGGCCTTCTTTCCCGAAAAGGGCGGATCCACCCGGGAAGCAAAGCGAATCTGCCAGGCCTGCGCGGTGCGTGACGAATGCCTGGAATTCGCCCTGGAGCACGACCAGCGCTTTGGTGTGTGGGGCGGGCTGACCGACCGGGAACGTCGCCGCCTGCGCCGCGACATCGGCTAG